From a single Oceaniferula flava genomic region:
- a CDS encoding type II secretion system protein, with amino-acid sequence MKVKHSSSRSSVGGFTLVEIIVVIAIIAVLATMTVGGLSFYKQKAAENKTKVFIASVSRALDEYHSDFNEYPEETASDLDDSTEILYRELYGDGADVNVGTGGAGTTDGSPDEGATVYLDALNPNLAGSQKNVEESGGEYFLIDGFRNRLRYRNDPNSPDMQNPDYDLWSAGRDGDDDEEKDNIDNW; translated from the coding sequence ATGAAGGTTAAGCATTCAAGTTCTAGGAGTTCGGTCGGCGGCTTTACACTGGTCGAAATCATCGTGGTCATCGCGATCATTGCCGTTCTGGCGACCATGACCGTGGGCGGTTTGAGTTTTTACAAGCAGAAGGCAGCTGAGAATAAGACCAAGGTATTCATTGCCAGCGTCTCCAGAGCCCTGGACGAGTATCATTCTGACTTCAACGAGTATCCGGAGGAAACTGCCAGCGATCTCGATGACAGCACCGAGATTTTGTATCGTGAACTTTACGGCGACGGAGCGGACGTCAATGTCGGCACCGGTGGAGCCGGAACCACTGATGGCTCACCGGATGAAGGCGCCACAGTCTACCTCGATGCCTTGAACCCGAACCTCGCCGGCTCGCAGAAGAATGTGGAAGAGTCCGGTGGCGAATACTTCCTCATCGACGGTTTCCGCAACCGACTGCGCTACCGCAACGATCCCAACAGCCCGGATATGCAAAACCCGGACTACGATCTCTGGTCGGCTGGTCGCGATGGCGATGACGACGAAGAGAAGGACAATATCGATAACTGGTAA
- a CDS encoding glycoside hydrolase family 95 protein, which yields MMILKKISFTLGCALVAHSLAHADARFELHYDRPANDEAPPNRAMGKSTQKSGFIQTALPLGNGRLGAMFSGGISKEHLMTNDITLWMNAKRGQDAGEQSSSRKVTPEQLDQVREVYRKGNTGTGPESMETMSTKYLSTQEKLGNYAPFTDVWIDTGHDPKQVTDYRRALDIRSGVGLVSYELNGGQFTREIFCSYPHDVMVTRLRAKESTLNLTVSTKTKHKGAKVSAEGNRITLLGEAAMIQDNVEFMQLIHIEAVDGELAAQPDGSVKISGATDVRIYLAGYNDYLPKYPSFKGRDHRGDTLSTLNAAVKLGYEVLKEAHVADVASLMDRCRLELDFTASGVPTNQLAKQESRELENLYFHYSRYLQISCSRGAPVPSNLQGLWNDRLKPVWNCDYHTDINLAMNYWMVETANLPESFSPYVEYMKVIAESGAHSARRTFNVNKGWSMGLNGNVFGFTAQNEHGRRTQQAGHWLSQHLFEHYAFGRDPQYLEQVYPIMKGAAEFFVEHLAPWKDGSLVVYPTWSPENNYHRQKLNKQAYGASWDQQLVLNLFTDCIEASYILERDTEFRQTLQKMIPRLCPQKIGKHGQLQEWPEDWDDPKNTHRHISHLIALHPGRDISPLTTPELYQAALVTMKHRGDQSTGWSTGWKTNFWARLHNGDRAHKIYKFLTSKRSYPNLFDFHPPFQIDGNFGGGAGVCEMLLQSHLRSVNDEATSIEEAAFVAYQPDANHPQHFVPVVPDDKLVEAPYILHLLPALPTAWSKGNVRGLRARGGLEVDIDWAENRLQKATIRATCDTRFRLYHDGSFSEVMTLKKGESTRWPAKD from the coding sequence ATGATGATCCTCAAAAAAATAAGCTTCACATTGGGCTGCGCTCTGGTGGCGCACTCGCTAGCGCATGCGGACGCGCGTTTTGAGCTGCACTATGACCGCCCTGCGAACGACGAGGCTCCACCTAATCGGGCCATGGGGAAATCGACTCAGAAATCCGGGTTCATCCAGACGGCGTTGCCCTTGGGGAATGGTCGCTTGGGCGCGATGTTTTCTGGCGGCATTTCCAAGGAACACTTGATGACTAATGACATCACTTTGTGGATGAATGCCAAGCGCGGCCAAGATGCCGGCGAGCAATCATCCTCTCGCAAGGTCACTCCGGAGCAGCTTGATCAGGTGCGTGAGGTTTATCGCAAGGGGAACACAGGCACCGGTCCGGAGAGCATGGAGACGATGTCGACCAAGTATCTCAGCACCCAAGAAAAGTTAGGAAATTACGCGCCGTTCACCGATGTTTGGATCGATACCGGGCATGATCCCAAGCAGGTGACCGATTACCGTCGGGCACTCGATATCCGAAGCGGAGTGGGATTGGTTTCCTACGAGCTCAACGGTGGCCAGTTCACGCGCGAAATTTTCTGCAGCTACCCGCACGATGTGATGGTCACGCGGCTACGTGCGAAGGAGTCGACCCTGAACCTGACGGTGAGCACAAAAACCAAGCACAAGGGGGCGAAAGTTTCTGCCGAGGGAAATCGGATCACCTTGCTCGGCGAGGCGGCGATGATTCAAGACAACGTCGAGTTCATGCAACTCATCCACATCGAGGCCGTCGATGGTGAGCTCGCGGCGCAGCCTGATGGATCGGTCAAGATCAGTGGAGCCACGGATGTGCGAATCTATCTGGCGGGGTATAACGATTACTTGCCGAAGTATCCCAGCTTCAAAGGCAGAGACCACCGAGGAGATACGCTCAGCACCCTGAATGCCGCTGTGAAACTCGGCTACGAGGTGCTCAAGGAGGCCCATGTGGCGGATGTCGCCAGCCTGATGGATCGCTGCCGTTTGGAGCTCGATTTCACAGCGTCCGGAGTCCCCACCAATCAACTGGCCAAGCAGGAGAGCCGGGAGCTGGAGAACCTTTATTTCCATTACTCACGCTACCTGCAGATCAGCTGCTCGCGGGGAGCTCCGGTGCCTTCCAACCTGCAAGGACTGTGGAACGATCGGCTGAAGCCGGTTTGGAACTGCGATTACCACACCGATATCAACCTCGCGATGAACTACTGGATGGTGGAAACGGCGAACCTGCCAGAATCCTTCAGCCCTTATGTGGAATACATGAAGGTGATCGCCGAGTCGGGGGCCCACAGCGCCCGCCGGACCTTCAATGTGAACAAGGGCTGGAGCATGGGGCTGAATGGCAACGTCTTTGGATTCACGGCCCAGAATGAACACGGACGCCGCACCCAGCAGGCGGGACACTGGCTGTCACAGCATCTTTTTGAACACTACGCATTCGGTCGCGACCCGCAATACCTCGAGCAGGTGTATCCCATCATGAAAGGCGCGGCGGAGTTCTTTGTGGAGCACCTCGCGCCATGGAAGGATGGCAGCTTGGTGGTGTATCCGACTTGGTCGCCAGAAAATAACTACCACCGACAGAAACTCAACAAGCAGGCATACGGCGCGTCATGGGATCAGCAATTGGTGCTCAATCTGTTCACCGACTGCATTGAGGCGTCCTACATTCTCGAGCGCGATACTGAGTTCCGCCAGACTTTGCAAAAGATGATCCCACGACTCTGTCCGCAGAAAATTGGCAAACACGGCCAGCTGCAAGAGTGGCCCGAGGATTGGGATGACCCCAAGAATACCCACCGTCATATTTCGCACCTCATCGCCCTGCACCCGGGTCGAGATATCTCACCCTTGACCACTCCTGAACTCTATCAGGCGGCGCTGGTCACGATGAAACATCGCGGGGATCAATCGACGGGATGGAGCACCGGCTGGAAGACCAACTTCTGGGCTCGACTGCACAATGGCGACCGGGCGCATAAGATTTACAAGTTTCTAACGTCCAAGAGATCTTATCCCAACCTTTTCGATTTCCACCCGCCGTTCCAGATCGATGGCAACTTCGGCGGTGGTGCCGGCGTCTGCGAAATGCTACTGCAAAGTCACCTGCGCAGTGTGAATGATGAGGCCACAAGCATCGAAGAAGCTGCCTTTGTCGCTTACCAGCCGGATGCCAATCATCCGCAGCACTTTGTCCCCGTCGTGCCGGATGACAAGCTGGTCGAGGCTCCCTACATCCTGCACCTGCTACCGGCCTTGCCCACCGCGTGGTCGAAAGGAAACGTCCGAGGCCTCCGCGCTCGCGGCGGTCTGGAAGTGGATATCGATTGGGCCGAGAACCGCCTGCAAAAAGCCACCATCCGCGCCACCTGCGACACCCGCTTCCGTCTCTATCACGATGGATCATTCAGCGAGGTGATGACCTTGAAAAAAGGGGAGTCGACCCGGTGGCCAGCCAAAGACTAA
- a CDS encoding sialate O-acetylesterase has translation MLKSSILLSAALLAGTLANLQAELRPASLFQSHMVLQRGTQLPVWGDADPGATVTVEFSGQKKSARADAKGKWMLKLDPLPATKQAKTMTFSSKLKTEAEKLELRDVVVGEVWICAGQSNMQFGVKNSPGVKALLPKVKNIRSFTVKRTVAFTEQDRCEGKWVDQYPDSAVALAFAHSLQQHEDVPVGIILTCWGSSSLEAWMPRDMTETVPHFKTMMEEFDANKEAHEQIKAALNAPKGWTKKEDIFLRRQTNILYNAMMHPLAPYACRGLVWYQGERNTQSMFGMLKTPWFSRNSGMLIYGDVLKKWIARYRQEWDNEEMHFLIAMLPGYGKVLPTGPNRDPQSPTAHSWAWMREAQLKALQLDGVSVANTVDLGDMKNVHPKDKLPVGQRLALLAARDVYGKKLEAQGPVMNKVIGSGGRIHVVFDHAEGLKTNDGKSPSAFWIADSNRKWHQAEAKIVGQSVVLQSDQVAEPKFVRYAFAGMPKVNLVNGEGLPAYPFRSDDFQPKLRK, from the coding sequence ATGCTCAAATCATCCATTCTCCTCAGCGCCGCCCTGCTCGCAGGCACCTTGGCCAACTTACAGGCCGAGCTTCGTCCTGCTTCCTTGTTCCAGAGCCACATGGTTCTTCAACGCGGCACCCAGCTCCCGGTCTGGGGAGATGCCGATCCGGGCGCGACGGTCACCGTTGAGTTCTCCGGACAGAAAAAGTCGGCCCGCGCCGACGCCAAGGGGAAGTGGATGCTCAAGCTGGATCCTCTGCCGGCGACCAAGCAGGCAAAGACGATGACCTTTTCCTCCAAGCTCAAAACGGAAGCGGAGAAACTGGAACTCCGTGATGTCGTGGTTGGCGAGGTGTGGATCTGTGCCGGGCAATCGAACATGCAGTTCGGCGTTAAGAATTCGCCGGGAGTGAAGGCCTTGCTGCCCAAGGTGAAGAACATCCGCAGCTTTACCGTGAAGCGCACCGTCGCCTTCACCGAGCAAGACCGCTGCGAAGGCAAGTGGGTGGATCAATACCCGGACAGTGCCGTCGCCTTGGCCTTTGCCCATTCCCTGCAGCAGCACGAAGATGTGCCGGTGGGGATCATTCTTACCTGCTGGGGCAGCTCATCACTGGAGGCTTGGATGCCGCGTGACATGACCGAGACGGTGCCGCATTTCAAAACTATGATGGAGGAGTTCGATGCCAATAAGGAAGCGCACGAGCAGATCAAGGCCGCTCTGAATGCGCCTAAGGGGTGGACGAAAAAAGAGGACATCTTTCTGCGCCGGCAAACGAACATTCTCTACAATGCCATGATGCACCCGCTGGCTCCCTACGCCTGCCGCGGACTGGTCTGGTATCAGGGCGAGCGCAATACCCAATCGATGTTCGGTATGCTGAAAACCCCATGGTTTTCGAGAAACTCCGGCATGCTGATCTACGGTGATGTGCTGAAAAAGTGGATCGCACGCTACCGTCAGGAATGGGACAACGAGGAGATGCACTTCCTCATCGCGATGCTGCCAGGTTACGGCAAAGTGCTGCCCACCGGACCGAACCGCGATCCCCAAAGCCCCACGGCTCACTCATGGGCATGGATGCGCGAAGCCCAGCTCAAGGCACTGCAACTTGATGGCGTCAGCGTGGCCAACACGGTGGACCTCGGCGATATGAAAAATGTGCACCCCAAGGACAAGCTTCCCGTCGGGCAGCGTTTGGCTCTGCTAGCCGCCCGTGATGTGTATGGCAAAAAACTAGAAGCTCAAGGGCCAGTGATGAACAAGGTGATTGGCAGTGGGGGGCGCATTCATGTGGTCTTCGATCACGCCGAGGGGTTGAAAACCAACGATGGCAAGAGCCCGAGCGCTTTCTGGATCGCGGATAGCAATCGGAAGTGGCACCAAGCGGAGGCGAAGATCGTGGGCCAAAGTGTCGTGTTGCAGTCGGATCAAGTGGCCGAACCAAAGTTCGTCCGCTACGCCTTTGCCGGTATGCCGAAAGTAAATTTGGTCAATGGGGAGGGGCTTCCAGCCTATCCGTTCCGCAGCGACGACTTCCAGCCGAAGCTGCGGAAATAG
- a CDS encoding PVC-type heme-binding CxxCH protein, translated as MNTIRFSFLAIVSLWALLLSPQLSAAEKSDYTILFYGNSMVERLLEHGELEARLQIARPKAKLKVRSFAWTGDEVGNRLRLEGYAKHMKNLIAAWPADKLVLGYGFYESFAGKKGLAEFEDQYRIHLTQLSQVHPGAKIVMLSPIASEDAPAERNAQIELYANAIKKLAAEVNAEYIDLFTPTRDAYAASEAKLTTRGIHLNEAGNRLVAKIIAEALVGAVKVNPKHLHEVALAATAKHERVAEIVRPKNAVVYFGVRARPQEYADEMPRYHKMIELTDAVVHQLAANPGKKFSEMEKPSLPPMPKGKSKKAKNGYGIIKSVTEAEAEFKVADDYEVNLFASEEQFPELRNPVQISFDARGRLWVVTMPSFPHTVPGLTPPDKILILEDTDHDGKADKCTTYMEGLDALDGVAFHREGVIISEQPRLWMTRDTDGDGKADVQHELLRGIDVTDSHHGGMIQSDPSGDIIFSDGVFHRSQLETPFGVHRGIDATTYRLDVASGKINTEYQHTTPNPWNVDFDRYGDMFQMYGDGIFYDSTVLPWTPLGAYHPFRYGSIGQFGKGSGIAVVSSPNFPEIYQQGMVSASLLGKYAVTLTQFDYSEGMIKRDKTEVILSSPNAAFRPADLEFGMDGALYVSDFCSPIIGHAQHPMRDPGWDHDYGRIWRVVHKGKPLVKEVPNIEGASPDELCELLVSPQDLVRKHARIELRKHGAEGIAAVDRWIGKMDRNSPNFDQAALETLFVCGGLNEARPELLKALLNSKSYHFRGAAVNQIRLLAEHLDNVGQLLGKMAKDEHPRVLIQVIGAISHLQKTHPELTQILDSIESDNKHVVNTLKALEYGTEPIKGRSVPVLEVDPQSELTHWFRYAPGGKGQPVLHTSKKPSGGGVNLYRTFIESEKEQSAIIGINHKALDIFVNGSLVFSQNSLWSGDQQVQVDLQAGVNVIEIELQKGRRSTKRLPAVYLYDPVGRALGGVKYVSSTQELKRLTAAHDKMLKARGTVLRVTAAPGLQFAPKTLRVEPGSKVRLIFENPDNMEHNWLLLAPGSVAEIGALADQMAAESGAVEKHYIPESNKILVHSKLLGPGSKQELVFTAPEQAGEYPYICTFPGHWRVMQGVLTVAKADAPEAKPANNQGKVKKGKAPVRNIGNGVIYESSAKANGFQKLVPPSQPRGKVTSSTKTNNQPLSVLTDGKLTAGFGPIFANKVTDGAYKMDLGKSESVTAITSWANNHKGVRGAQKISIYGSNHSSDPGWDLSDQKRFTPLASLSSQGEKVEAFTALSLRDAKGKPLGQFRWIVWQVHPISRSGENTAFQELAVQTAK; from the coding sequence ATGAACACCATTCGTTTTTCCTTCCTCGCCATCGTCTCTCTCTGGGCGCTTTTGTTGTCGCCTCAACTCAGTGCTGCCGAAAAGTCGGATTACACCATTTTGTTCTATGGTAACTCGATGGTGGAACGTCTGCTAGAGCATGGTGAGCTGGAGGCGCGACTGCAAATTGCGCGGCCGAAGGCGAAGTTGAAAGTGCGCAGTTTTGCCTGGACCGGAGACGAGGTGGGCAATCGGCTTCGACTCGAAGGCTACGCCAAGCACATGAAAAACCTCATCGCCGCGTGGCCGGCGGATAAGCTGGTGTTAGGCTACGGGTTTTACGAATCCTTTGCCGGAAAAAAGGGGCTGGCTGAGTTCGAGGACCAATACCGGATTCACCTGACCCAGCTGTCCCAAGTCCACCCGGGAGCGAAGATCGTCATGCTCTCGCCAATTGCCAGTGAGGATGCACCCGCCGAGCGCAACGCCCAGATTGAGCTCTATGCCAATGCGATCAAGAAACTTGCCGCAGAGGTGAATGCGGAATACATCGATCTCTTCACCCCGACCCGTGACGCCTACGCCGCTTCCGAGGCCAAGCTGACGACGCGAGGCATCCACCTGAACGAGGCCGGAAACCGCCTAGTCGCCAAGATCATTGCCGAGGCTCTGGTCGGTGCGGTGAAAGTCAATCCCAAGCACCTCCACGAGGTGGCCCTCGCCGCCACGGCCAAGCACGAGCGCGTGGCTGAGATTGTGCGTCCTAAGAATGCCGTGGTCTACTTCGGCGTGCGCGCCCGCCCGCAGGAGTATGCCGATGAAATGCCGCGCTATCACAAGATGATCGAGCTCACCGATGCGGTGGTCCACCAACTCGCTGCGAATCCAGGGAAGAAATTCTCCGAGATGGAAAAACCCTCTCTGCCACCGATGCCGAAGGGGAAAAGCAAGAAGGCAAAAAATGGTTACGGGATCATCAAAAGTGTCACGGAAGCGGAAGCCGAGTTCAAGGTCGCCGATGACTACGAGGTCAACCTCTTCGCCTCGGAGGAACAATTCCCCGAACTGCGCAACCCCGTGCAGATCTCCTTCGATGCACGTGGTCGGCTCTGGGTGGTCACCATGCCATCGTTTCCCCACACCGTTCCTGGCCTGACACCTCCGGACAAGATCCTCATCCTCGAAGACACGGATCACGATGGAAAAGCCGACAAATGCACCACCTACATGGAAGGTCTCGACGCCCTCGACGGAGTCGCTTTTCACCGTGAGGGAGTCATCATTTCTGAGCAACCACGCTTGTGGATGACTCGCGATACCGATGGCGATGGCAAAGCCGACGTGCAACATGAGCTGCTGCGCGGTATCGATGTCACCGACTCCCACCACGGAGGGATGATTCAATCCGACCCGAGCGGCGACATCATTTTCAGTGACGGGGTGTTCCACCGCTCGCAGTTAGAGACTCCCTTCGGTGTGCACCGCGGGATCGACGCCACCACTTACCGACTCGATGTCGCCAGTGGCAAAATCAACACCGAATATCAACACACCACACCGAACCCATGGAATGTCGATTTCGATCGCTACGGTGACATGTTCCAGATGTATGGGGACGGCATCTTTTACGATAGCACTGTGCTGCCATGGACGCCGCTGGGCGCTTACCATCCATTCCGCTACGGCTCGATTGGCCAGTTTGGCAAAGGCTCCGGGATTGCCGTGGTTTCCAGCCCGAATTTCCCGGAAATCTATCAGCAAGGCATGGTGTCCGCCTCGCTGCTGGGTAAATACGCCGTGACCCTGACCCAGTTTGATTACAGCGAGGGCATGATCAAACGCGACAAGACCGAAGTCATCCTCTCCTCTCCGAACGCCGCCTTCCGCCCGGCTGATCTGGAGTTCGGGATGGACGGAGCTCTCTACGTCTCCGATTTCTGCAGCCCGATCATTGGTCACGCCCAGCACCCGATGCGTGATCCAGGCTGGGATCATGACTATGGCAGAATTTGGAGAGTCGTTCACAAGGGGAAACCTCTCGTGAAAGAGGTTCCCAACATTGAAGGAGCATCACCGGACGAACTCTGCGAGCTGCTCGTAAGTCCCCAAGATTTGGTGCGCAAGCACGCCCGCATCGAGCTGCGCAAACATGGCGCCGAAGGCATTGCGGCGGTCGATCGCTGGATCGGCAAAATGGATCGCAACAGCCCGAATTTTGATCAAGCAGCGTTGGAGACTCTGTTTGTCTGCGGTGGCCTCAATGAAGCTCGTCCTGAGTTGCTCAAGGCCCTGTTGAACTCCAAATCCTACCATTTCCGTGGTGCGGCCGTGAACCAAATCCGTCTGCTGGCAGAGCATCTCGACAACGTGGGCCAACTGCTCGGCAAGATGGCCAAGGACGAACATCCGCGGGTTCTCATCCAGGTGATCGGTGCGATTTCCCACCTGCAGAAAACCCATCCGGAGCTCACGCAGATCTTGGATTCCATCGAATCCGACAACAAACACGTGGTCAACACCCTGAAAGCGTTAGAATACGGCACGGAGCCGATCAAGGGGCGCAGTGTCCCGGTGTTGGAGGTGGATCCACAATCTGAACTCACCCACTGGTTCCGCTATGCTCCAGGAGGAAAAGGTCAGCCAGTTCTGCACACTTCGAAGAAACCTTCCGGAGGTGGTGTGAACCTCTACCGGACATTCATCGAATCGGAGAAAGAGCAATCGGCCATCATCGGCATCAATCACAAGGCGCTTGATATCTTCGTCAACGGCAGCCTCGTATTCAGCCAGAATTCTCTGTGGAGTGGCGACCAGCAAGTCCAAGTCGATCTGCAGGCCGGGGTGAATGTCATCGAAATCGAGCTCCAAAAAGGGCGGAGATCCACGAAGAGGCTTCCTGCTGTGTATCTCTACGATCCAGTGGGCCGCGCCCTTGGTGGGGTCAAGTATGTCAGTAGCACGCAAGAGCTGAAACGTCTCACCGCGGCGCACGACAAGATGCTAAAGGCGCGCGGCACGGTGCTCCGTGTCACCGCCGCTCCCGGTTTACAATTTGCCCCGAAGACTCTGCGTGTGGAGCCTGGATCGAAAGTCAGGCTCATCTTTGAAAACCCGGACAACATGGAGCACAACTGGTTGCTCTTGGCTCCAGGGAGCGTGGCGGAAATCGGAGCCCTCGCCGATCAAATGGCGGCGGAGTCTGGAGCTGTCGAAAAGCATTACATTCCAGAGTCGAATAAAATCCTCGTCCACTCGAAACTACTCGGACCCGGCTCGAAGCAAGAGCTGGTCTTCACCGCTCCGGAGCAAGCTGGCGAATACCCCTACATCTGCACCTTCCCTGGCCACTGGCGTGTCATGCAGGGTGTGCTGACCGTGGCGAAAGCCGACGCCCCCGAAGCCAAGCCAGCCAACAATCAGGGTAAGGTGAAAAAGGGGAAAGCTCCCGTCCGGAACATTGGCAACGGGGTGATCTATGAAAGCAGCGCGAAGGCCAATGGTTTTCAAAAGCTGGTGCCACCCAGCCAGCCCAGAGGCAAGGTCACTAGCTCGACCAAGACCAACAACCAGCCGCTGTCGGTTCTCACCGATGGCAAGCTGACCGCCGGATTTGGTCCGATATTTGCCAACAAGGTGACCGATGGCGCCTACAAGATGGACCTTGGGAAAAGTGAATCCGTCACGGCCATCACCAGCTGGGCGAACAACCACAAAGGCGTTCGCGGTGCCCAGAAAATCTCGATTTACGGCAGCAACCATAGCTCGGACCCCGGCTGGGATTTGTCCGATCAAAAACGATTCACTCCGCTGGCGAGCCTCAGTAGCCAAGGCGAAAAGGTGGAGGCATTCACTGCGCTGTCCCTGCGTGATGCCAAGGGAAAACCACTGGGCCAGTTCCGCTGGATCGTCTGGCAGGTGCACCCGATTTCCCGCAGCGGAGAGAATACCGCATTCCAAGAACTCGCGGTTCAGACAGCCAAGTAA
- a CDS encoding sulfatase-like hydrolase/transferase, whose protein sequence is MIKKYLQLSVLAAAAVATSHVQADDTAAKPRPNILFIFSDDWGWGDLSCHGHPYIKTPNIDRLAKEGTDFQNFTVASGVCSPSRAAVMTGLFPARLNITGHFATPRSNAARNMPDWVDPEIVTIPRLLKKAGYMTGHFGKWHLSNNMIPDSPRPEKYGYDMVGAFNCSDEQMPVHDDAKNAIALIEKSVKAEKPFFINLWVHEPHTPFHTLPEYRKRFPDLPEKANIYASVLSHADDRIGEVLDTLDRLNLTKNTLVIFSSDNGPAGSGPTNNRKLTTMHDTATGEGYGIAASVGTTGGRQGRKGSIYQGGIGVPFLVRWPEQVAAGAHDKVSWISAVDLLPTFCEIAGAPLPAGYQPDGVSQVSVLKGSPAKLRSKPLFWKKQKARKSDADYAVLDQKWKLLASADLKKVQLYDISVDPLEKTEIRSKHPEVVAELVKQLEAWIATLPTKVDPKLMSDHRPKQGATK, encoded by the coding sequence ATGATTAAAAAATACCTCCAGCTTTCCGTGCTTGCCGCCGCTGCGGTGGCGACGAGTCATGTGCAAGCAGACGACACCGCTGCCAAGCCACGCCCTAACATCCTGTTCATCTTTTCCGACGACTGGGGCTGGGGCGATCTCAGCTGCCACGGGCACCCGTATATCAAGACCCCCAACATCGATCGCCTCGCCAAAGAGGGGACCGATTTCCAGAACTTCACCGTGGCCAGCGGCGTCTGCTCACCGAGTCGGGCCGCCGTGATGACCGGCTTGTTTCCTGCGCGCTTAAATATCACCGGTCACTTCGCCACACCGCGAAGCAATGCCGCGCGCAACATGCCCGACTGGGTAGACCCCGAGATCGTGACGATTCCTCGACTGCTGAAAAAAGCCGGCTACATGACCGGCCACTTCGGCAAGTGGCATCTATCGAACAACATGATCCCGGACTCACCGCGTCCTGAAAAATATGGTTACGATATGGTCGGTGCCTTCAACTGCTCCGACGAGCAGATGCCGGTGCATGACGACGCTAAAAATGCCATCGCCCTGATCGAAAAAAGTGTCAAAGCGGAGAAACCGTTTTTCATCAACCTCTGGGTGCACGAACCGCACACGCCGTTCCACACTCTGCCGGAATACCGCAAGCGTTTCCCCGATCTTCCGGAAAAGGCGAACATCTATGCCTCCGTGCTGTCCCATGCGGACGACCGCATCGGCGAGGTGCTGGACACCTTGGATCGTCTCAACCTGACCAAAAACACGCTGGTGATTTTCAGCTCGGACAACGGACCGGCCGGAAGTGGGCCCACTAACAATAGAAAGCTCACCACCATGCATGATACCGCCACTGGCGAAGGCTATGGCATCGCTGCCAGCGTGGGGACGACGGGTGGTCGTCAGGGACGCAAGGGGTCGATCTATCAAGGTGGCATTGGCGTGCCCTTCCTCGTGCGCTGGCCGGAACAAGTCGCTGCCGGGGCTCACGACAAAGTGTCGTGGATTTCCGCTGTCGATCTACTGCCGACCTTCTGTGAAATTGCCGGAGCTCCCTTGCCTGCCGGCTATCAACCGGACGGCGTGAGTCAGGTTTCCGTGCTCAAAGGCAGCCCGGCCAAGCTGCGCTCGAAGCCGCTTTTCTGGAAAAAGCAGAAGGCGCGCAAAAGTGATGCCGACTACGCTGTGCTCGATCAAAAATGGAAGCTGCTCGCCAGTGCCGATTTGAAAAAAGTCCAGCTCTACGACATCAGCGTTGACCCTCTGGAGAAAACGGAGATCCGCAGCAAGCACCCTGAGGTCGTTGCCGAATTGGTGAAACAACTCGAAGCCTGGATCGCCACACTGCCGACCAAGGTGGATCCCAAACTCATGTCCGATCACCGCCCTAAACAAGGGGCAACCAAGTAA